A window of Acidobacteriota bacterium genomic DNA:
GCGGGTCCCGAGGTCGTGTGGAGAACCGCGCGCTGCTCGGTGGCGATGATGTGGGCCAGCGTCGTCTTCCCCAGCCCCGGGGGGCCGTAGAGAAGAACGTGATCGACGGCTTCGCGGCGCTCTCGCGCCGCGCGCAGGAATATCGAGAGGTTTTCCTTCACCTGGGTCTGGCCGATGTACTCCTTGAGGGACTTCGGTCTGAGCGACTGGTCGAATCCCGCGTCTTCGTCCAGGCTGTCCGGTCGGATGAGATCGGCGGCCGCTCCGGTCGTCCCGGGCGCGGTGGCGGCGACCTTGTCGCCCCCCTTCTTGCCGCGCGCGCGCGATGGCGACGCTTCCTTCACCTGTTCCTCCTCGCGATCTTCGGACCGACCTCGGCCCCGGCGGCGGGAATCGATTCGGCGCCGGCGCCCGACGGGCGGCGCGGCGACTTCGCCAGGCGCCGCAGCGTGTCGCGCAGCAGCCCCTCTAGCGGATCCGCCTCACCGGCCGCGGCGAGCGTCTCCTCGACCGCAGGGGCGATCTGCACCGCGCGATAGCCCAGATTCTCGAGCGCGGACATCAGGTCGCCGCGCCGCCCGCTCCCGGGGCGGGACGCCTGGGGGCCGAACGCCGCCGGAAGCCGGTTCAGCGCGCCGCTGAGCTCGAGCACGATGCGCTCGGCGGTCTTCGCCCCGACCCCCGGCACCTGCGTCAGCCGGGCCGTGTCGCGGAACCGAATCGTCTGCACGAGATCGGCCGGCTCGAGGTGCGAGAGCAGTCCGGTGGCCAGGCGCGGGCCGATCCCGGGAACACCGATGAGCTTCTCGAAGAGATCGCGCTCGGGGCGGGTGTCGAATCCGAAGAGCGCGATGGCGTCCTCCCGCACATGCGTGTGGATGCTCAGAGTCACCGTCGAGCCCGGAGCCGGGAGCCGGCTGAAGGTGGTCAGCGGGATCGTGACGCGATACCCGACGCCTCCCGCCTCGACCAGGACCTCCCCGGGCTCGCTCTCGATGAGGCGTCCTGTCAGGCTCCCGATCACATCGCCCCCGTCCGGAGATCGGCCGCTGCTCTCTCGCGCACCGCCCCGGGCATTATAGGCCCGGCTCCTTTGGAGAAGATACCGGGGCTGCGGGGCCCGGAGATCGATCGATCCTTTCGAGCAGGCCTCGCGCGTCGGGCTGCCCGGGCGAACGCGCAAGGCTCATCGTCACGGCGCGCCTCGCGTCCTCGGTGGCGCCGTTCACGTAACAGGCGTAGGCGAA
This region includes:
- the ruvA gene encoding Holliday junction branch migration protein RuvA, whose translation is MIGSLTGRLIESEPGEVLVEAGGVGYRVTIPLTTFSRLPAPGSTVTLSIHTHVREDAIALFGFDTRPERDLFEKLIGVPGIGPRLATGLLSHLEPADLVQTIRFRDTARLTQVPGVGAKTAERIVLELSGALNRLPAAFGPQASRPGSGRRGDLMSALENLGYRAVQIAPAVEETLAAAGEADPLEGLLRDTLRRLAKSPRRPSGAGAESIPAAGAEVGPKIARRNR